The genomic stretch AAGCTCTTCCTCGGCAGGCTGAACGAGCGGCGGCTGAAGACTTTCGTCTTCAACCGGAAGAAGAGAACAGCCTGTAAGAGTAAGCATGGCAGCGAGAAGAATGCTTACCTTTACATTTAGTTTTCTTTTATACGTACGATGATGCTTATATCGATTAGGGTACAATTTTGCCATCCTCCAATGCAATAACATAGTCAGCAAGCTCCATGATCCCCGGATCGTGTGTTGTTAAGACAATCGTCATTCCTGAATCTTGCACTAGATCCCGAAATACACGCATCACCTGCAAACCCATCTTGCTGTCCAGCTCAGCCGTGGGTTCATCAGCAATTAGAATGGCAGGCTCATGTGCGATCGCTCTTGCGATCGCCACGCGCTGCTGCTCACCGCCCGATAACTCCATAGGTCGATGTTTCATTCTATCCTTCATACCCACTCGCTCCAGTGCTCGTTCTGCAGCTTCTTGATTTCCTTTAACAGACTCGCCTGCAATGCGAAGACCAAATTCAACATTTTCATATGCTGACATAAGTGGGATCAGCCCAAATGATTGAAAGACGAGTCCAATTTCTTTACGGCGAAGCTTACTTCTTTCTGCTTCCGACAGTCCGGAAATTTGTTGTCCCTGTAGAATAACTTTTCCTTCTGTCGGTTCATCTAGAGCAGCAAGAATATTAAGAAGCGTAGTCTTTCCTGACCCCGATCTCCCTTGCAATGCCACCATGCTGTGAGCGGGTACAGATAGATGAATGTTATCTAGTGCGGTAACCACCATATTCCCCCGCCCAAACCTTCGATACACACCGACGGCTTCAAGGATCGGATCTCCGTAAGTTTTCCTATCCTGCTCTGTATGTGGCATGAGGCACCCCCTCTTTAAACTAGCGAATGAATTGCCATGCACCTAATTGAAACAGTTCTTTCTCTGATTCACCTTTAAATACAAAATAAATATCATGGATCCCTGTCACATTTGTAATTTCTGTACTGATCTCCTCCCAGCGCTCCACGCTTTCTGAAGGTGGTACGACAAGGGTTCCTAACAATTCACCATTTGGTTGATCCATCCGAATTTCAATTTCGCCTGCACTTGTTCCAGCCACCCAAGCTTTGATCGAAGAAGCACCTTCCGCAAAGTCTGCATTTGCTGCTGCAATCCAATCACCATCATGTATATTAGAAATGACAAGTTTATCGGAATGTCCGTCTTCATCTGCCACAGTAAAAGAGCGGACGTTTATTCCTGCATTCCATGCCATAGTTACCGCATCAACAAGATGAAATGGATTTAGCGTTTTAATTGGGTCCACACCCTTTAAATCTGCCGTAATCTCTTTTATATCCCCATTTTCAGTAAACTCGACTTGATTAAGATGTGTGGAACGGTATCCTTTAGGAACACCCATTGCAGCTGATAAAGTCTGAGCGTGATAAGCGATATACCATGTGTCTTGAAGTGAGAAGATGGCATGATGATTATTACCGCCTACGCCAAAAAAGTGACCTGGATTTTTCAGAATCGTATTTTGATAAGTCCAAGGCCCCATCGGATGATCACTTGTCATATATGCAATCTCTCCCGCCGGCGGACTCCCCTCAGGACGTGCTCCCGGATAGAAATTAGAACAATACGTGTAGTAGTACACCCCATTATATTTATGGATGCCCGCAGACTCGAACATAAAGGGAGCTTCTATTACTTTTGCCTCGCCAACAACACTAATCATATCTTCACCGAGCTGAATTACACGGGCGGTATTTGGCATCTCCGATTTTCCTTCGGGGATCCCTCCTCCATAATACAAGTACCCTGTTCCATCTTCATCGACCAGAACAGCCGGATCAAATAACCAAGTCACACCTGCAGCTGCCGGCATTTCCCGAGAAATAAGCGGTTTACCGATAGGGTCCACCCATGGCCCAGTCGGGCTGTCACTTGTCAAGACTCCAATTCCGCTTGCATTATTAGCAAAGTATAAGAAAAATTCGTCTTTTCCGTTGCGCTTTTTATGAGCTGCAGCGGGTGCCCAGGATTGTGTCGCCCATTTTGCAGCACCTTCTGCACCTGCCGCCTTAATTGCGCCGTGATCTGTCCAATTGATCAGATCTTCAGAAGAAATTACAGAAAGGGTATTGATTGTCCCATATGTATTCTCTTTTACATTTCCTTCCGTATCATGCTCCAGTACATCGTGAGTATTGTATAAATACACCCGTTCCTTATACACCAGTGCGTAGGGATCTGCACCGAATTTATGGGATACGACGGGGTTACCATTCCGAGGCAGCTTGCCAACCGCCTTCGCCTGTGCGTTATGACTGAACTTTACTTCATCACTTGTGTTCATTGTTTTCTTCATCTCCTCGTTAAGTAATCACACTCTCAGATTGCGATCTCCAGATCATGTGCAATCGGATTGCAACTTCCTTTTTATTCTCTCTAAAAAGTGTATCGCTTACATTTACGGGCAACAACCTGCCGAATCGTATATCCAGTACCTGTCTATTTCTAGTCCTCACACACAGGCAAAAAAGCCTGCAGCATCTGATAACTAACTGCAGACTTTCTTAAGGGGATCGCACCTTTTTAACTATTACGGCCAACCGCCGACTCTTTATACAAACTGTCACGATACTCTTGCGGCGTTATGCCGGTCATCTTTTTGAAAAATCGCGTGAATGAATGGGCTGCTTCGTAACCCACGGATATTGAAACATCCCGTACTTTTAATTCGTGATTACGAAGTAATTCCTTTGCTTTTCGAGTTCTACATTTATCAATATACTCTGATAGATTGATACCATACTCTTGTTTGAAGAATCTAGACAAATAAGATGGATTGAAAAAATGAAGCTCTGCTAACCGTACTAATGAGAGATCCTCGTTCAAATTATCCTCAATATATTGACAGATATGTTCGATAACCTGAGTCGCACGATCTCGTTCGTCTTTATTTTTATATTGAAAAATCATTTCTGCTATCTTCTTAAGATATAAGAATCCTTCTTTCATCGTGGCATGTCCATCGAGCTGCATCAATTTATTGATGTTACCCACATGACGGTGCATTCCCATCCGGTTAATATGCGAAAATAAAACAAGAGCGGCTGCGTAATATCCCTCAATCGCTTTATGAACTGAGCTGCTTGTCTGCAGCAAAGTAACTGACAATTCGTCTAGTTCTTCCATGAACTCCGCCGCTTTTCCACTTTCCAAATGTGCCTCTAATCGTTCAATTCGGTGACTTATATAAGTAACATCCTTTAGCACAAGTGTATCGGATGTTTCGGCTCGGTCTACTAAGATCATAGAAATCCCGTTTCCAATCTTGAGCTGTTGCAATTGACGAAGTCTCTCATATTGGGATGTTATTTGTGTCCAATCGCACGCCTGGCCGCTTAGTGTAAAATTGAGTGTTAAGCTCAGTGAAGACTGACACGCTTCTTGAATGAGCTCAAGTGTTCCCTCCATAAAGCGAATAAGATGAAAAGAATCTTGTTTCTCATCACTGGGTTGAAGCAACCATAATAGGTCCCCTTGCTTATCTAGCGTTCCTATACTAATGCTTTTCTCGGACATAAAGGAATCCCAGATCATTCTAACCGACGTGAGAAGTCTGTTTTTTTCTAAGTAACCCGTTCCTTCCTCAAAAAACAATCGACCAAGCGCTAATATAACAGGAGCTTTGGGATCTAAAGCAATCCTAAGTTCTTCAAAGTCTTGGGCTAGAATTTCTGTGCGATCCATGACGACGTGACTTTCTGTTAGCAGCTGTCTAATATAGCCCCCCTGCGCCATGAGCTGAAGCGTACCCCTTTGTTCCTGAGATTTTTCAATTAATTGACGGGTTTGAATATCTTGGTCCAGTTCCTGGACGACTTCAAGTATCGTCTGGGTTACCTTTTCATACCCTTCTGTTTTTAATAAATATCGTGCACTCGGCAGCTGAATCGCTTGATACGCGTAATCGAATTCACTAAAACCGGTCAAGAAGACAATTTTACATCTTGGCCAGTGTGTTTGAATTTCTTGACTCAAATCCAAACCGCTCATTCCGGGCATACGAATATCCGTAAGTACAATATCAATCCGGCTTCTGGACATCCACTTAAGAGCTTCTTTAGCGGAATATGCTTTGTAAATATCAAGTATGTCTGGTTTACATCGCTTCAGTACTTCATATAATCCGTCTGTAATAATCTCTTCATCGTCCACAATCAAGAGCCTATACAAGTGATCTCCTCCTCTGTCTTGATTCGTATAAGCACTTCAAGGCCATTCAGCTTGCTTTTTGCTAGAAATAATCCACTTCCTTCGCCAAACGTAAGTACAAGACGCCGATGAATATTCATCATTCCTGTAATTTCATAAGAGTCGGCTGTATGATGAAGATGTTCACGAAGTGATTCAAGTTCCGAATCCGTTATTGCATTTCCGTTATCTTCAATACGGATTAATATTTCACCGGGGCTCTTCTCGAAAGCAACATGAAGAATTCCGTCCTCTTCCATTTTCTCAAGACTGTGTTCATAGGCGTTTTCAATAATCGGTTGGACAATCAAACGCGGTACCCG from Paenibacillus polygoni encodes the following:
- a CDS encoding ABC transporter ATP-binding protein: MPHTEQDRKTYGDPILEAVGVYRRFGRGNMVVTALDNIHLSVPAHSMVALQGRSGSGKTTLLNILAALDEPTEGKVILQGQQISGLSEAERSKLRRKEIGLVFQSFGLIPLMSAYENVEFGLRIAGESVKGNQEAAERALERVGMKDRMKHRPMELSGGEQQRVAIARAIAHEPAILIADEPTAELDSKMGLQVMRVFRDLVQDSGMTIVLTTHDPGIMELADYVIALEDGKIVP
- a CDS encoding glycoside hydrolase family 43 protein produces the protein MNTSDEVKFSHNAQAKAVGKLPRNGNPVVSHKFGADPYALVYKERVYLYNTHDVLEHDTEGNVKENTYGTINTLSVISSEDLINWTDHGAIKAAGAEGAAKWATQSWAPAAAHKKRNGKDEFFLYFANNASGIGVLTSDSPTGPWVDPIGKPLISREMPAAAGVTWLFDPAVLVDEDGTGYLYYGGGIPEGKSEMPNTARVIQLGEDMISVVGEAKVIEAPFMFESAGIHKYNGVYYYTYCSNFYPGARPEGSPPAGEIAYMTSDHPMGPWTYQNTILKNPGHFFGVGGNNHHAIFSLQDTWYIAYHAQTLSAAMGVPKGYRSTHLNQVEFTENGDIKEITADLKGVDPIKTLNPFHLVDAVTMAWNAGINVRSFTVADEDGHSDKLVISNIHDGDWIAAANADFAEGASSIKAWVAGTSAGEIEIRMDQPNGELLGTLVVPPSESVERWEEISTEITNVTGIHDIYFVFKGESEKELFQLGAWQFIR
- a CDS encoding response regulator transcription factor; protein product: MYRLLIVDDEEIITDGLYEVLKRCKPDILDIYKAYSAKEALKWMSRSRIDIVLTDIRMPGMSGLDLSQEIQTHWPRCKIVFLTGFSEFDYAYQAIQLPSARYLLKTEGYEKVTQTILEVVQELDQDIQTRQLIEKSQEQRGTLQLMAQGGYIRQLLTESHVVMDRTEILAQDFEELRIALDPKAPVILALGRLFFEEGTGYLEKNRLLTSVRMIWDSFMSEKSISIGTLDKQGDLLWLLQPSDEKQDSFHLIRFMEGTLELIQEACQSSLSLTLNFTLSGQACDWTQITSQYERLRQLQQLKIGNGISMILVDRAETSDTLVLKDVTYISHRIERLEAHLESGKAAEFMEELDELSVTLLQTSSSVHKAIEGYYAAALVLFSHINRMGMHRHVGNINKLMQLDGHATMKEGFLYLKKIAEMIFQYKNKDERDRATQVIEHICQYIEDNLNEDLSLVRLAELHFFNPSYLSRFFKQEYGINLSEYIDKCRTRKAKELLRNHELKVRDVSISVGYEAAHSFTRFFKKMTGITPQEYRDSLYKESAVGRNS